The genomic segment TCCTGCTGGCCTGCGGGGCTCGAACCCAAGGGAGGTGATGTGTGACTCACTCCCACGGGCAAAGATTGTCACAGGAGGTGATGCAGGGCTTGCTCCTTCTGGCAAAGCTTCACATGTGAGGTGATGCAGGGCTCGCATCCACTGGCGACACTTCACCCAGAAGCTGATGCAAGGCTCGCTCCCACCAGTGCTCCCACAAGCACTAGGGGCTTGCTCCAACTGGCCACACTCGACCATGGGACTCCCCCACACAGGCAGCGGCTGCTCACAGGGGCTGCCCGTCCTTCTCCCCTCTGAGGGGCTGCACTTCGCGCTTCACCCTTCTTTCGCCCCTCTGAGGGGCAGTActttgcccccctcccccctcagGGGGGCAGCGTTTtggcccccccccccttttccccctcagaGGAGCAGTGCTTTCCCCACTCAGAGCGGCAgctctttctcccctcaaaAGCGCAGCTCTCTCCCACCTCTGAGGGGCGGTGCTTTCTCGCCTCACAGAGgcagctttttcctctctcagagGGGCAGCTCTTTGCCCCCCTTTTTCACCTCAGAGAGGCAGCATTTtaccccctttccctcctcgGTGGGGCagctctctctcccctcagagGGGCAGCGCTCCCTCACCTCACAGAGGCAGCTCTTTGccccccttcttctcctcagaGTGGCGGCGTTTCACCCCCTTTCGCTCCTCAGCGGAGCCACAGTTTCTCCCCTCAGAGGAGCagctctctctccccttttcccctcagaggagcagctctctctctccccttttcccctcagaGGGGCAGCgctttgctctgctttctctcctcAGAGCAGCAGTCCTTTCCCCGCTCAGAGCGGCagctctttctcccccttctcccctcagAGAGGCAGCAGTCTCTCCCCTCAGCGGGGCAGACCTCTCCTCTCCCCGTCTGCCCCTCAGAGCGCCCCGGCCGCCCCCCGCCGCAGCGCggcccccagcagccccccgaGGCGGCGCAGGGCGGCGGTGCCCCCGGGCAGGCTGTCGCGCAggagggcggcggcggcggcgatcTGCACGGCGGCCCCGGCGGCGGCGAGGAGGGCGCTGCGCGGCCCCAGGGCGGCGGCCAGGGTGGCGGCCAGGGCTCCGAGGTAGAGCagggcggcggggccgggggggcggAGGGTCCCGCGGAGCAGCGCGGCGGCGCCCAGCGCGCAGAGCGACCCCAGCGACCAGAGCAGCGCGAAGCGGCGCGCGCGGAGCGGCAGCAGCGGCGCCGACAGCGCGGCCAGAACCAGGCACAGCGCCGACGCCGCCAGGCACAGCGCCGCCCCCCACAGCCGCTCCCAGCGGCCCAGCCGCGGGCACAgccccgccgcctcctccgGGTCCGGCTCCGGGTCTGGGTCcggctgcggcggcggcggcggagcgggACCCGCGGGCTTGGACCGCGACAGGTACTCGTGCAGCTGCCGGCCCAGGTCAGCCATGGCGCGGCGCTACCCGGGCGCCATCTTGGGGAGGGGCTTCCGGGGCGGGGTgggaggagggtgggaggagggtgggaggaaggagggagggagggagggagggagcgagGGGTAGGATGGGAAAGGatgagagggagggaaggggaggggagaaggaaaggaggggagggatggcACGGGATAGAAGGGATGGCATAGCATGGCATGGGAACGGATGGGATAGAAGGGATGcgatggggtgggatgggatgggatagaaGGGATGGCATGGCATGGAAGACATGGGGTGTGATGGGAGGGGAGGgttaggatgagagggaaggaagggagggacaAGGTGgggatggcatggcatggcatgggatagaagggatgggatggggtagATGGGATGGGaggcatggcatggcatggcatgggatgaggtgagatgagatgagagggatgggacaggataggaagagatgggatgggatgagatcAGACGGGAAGGATGGGA from the Cuculus canorus isolate bCucCan1 chromosome 9, bCucCan1.pri, whole genome shotgun sequence genome contains:
- the SFT2D3 gene encoding vesicle transport protein SFT2C; its protein translation is MADLGRQLHEYLSRSKPAGPAPPPPPQPDPDPEPDPEEAAGLCPRLGRWERLWGAALCLAASALCLVLAALSAPLLPLRARRFALLWSLGSLCALGAAALLRGTLRPPGPAALLYLGALAATLAAALGPRSALLAAAGAAVQIAAAAALLRDSLPGGTAALRRLGGLLGAALRRGAAGAL